AGACCAATGGGAAAATCCACGGCAATGGCGGCGCCAAACGAACACAGCCGTGATGACCGCGACTCAGATTTGTGTTCAGCGGCTCTACATATCTTCGGGCCATAATTTCGTGGGTCATCATGGCCAATCGGCTGCCACGCATCGCATCGTAGAGCGCGGCGGGATTCATTGTGTCGCGGGGCGCGGCATCGTGGACGACCGTTTTTTCAACCACAAGGAAAACTACAAAGGCCAGATCACATTTTTTGCCTCAGAAGTGTTTGACGACATCTGCCGCGGATTGGGCGTGAGCGGCCAATCACCCGGCGTATTGCGCCGCAACGTGATCACCGCTGGCGTGGATTTGAACCTGCTGATCGGCGAAGAGTTTATCTTGCAGGGCGTTCGCTTCATTGGCGTGGAAGAATGCCGCCCGTGTTATTGGATGGACCAGGCTTTGGCTCCGGGCGCGGAAGCCGCTTTGCGCGGACGCGGAGGTCTGCGAGCCAGAATCCTTGTCGGCGGAAGACTGCGCATTGAGACATGAATTTCAGTGCCGTCATTCTGGCAGGCAGCCAGTCGCGCCGGATGGGCCGAGATAAGGCATGGGTGTCGGTGGATGGACAACCCTGATTTTGAGCCAGATTGGCCCCAGCCACTGCGCCCCCACTGCGCCCCCTCCAAGATCTACAAGTCCTCCGTATTTGGCGTAGCTGTCGATGTCTCGATTTCGTTCTCTGGCGTCCTCGTCACATTTGTCGGTGCAAGGTGACAAGCCCAACGAATCCACCAGCATCGGATCGTTGAGCGCAAAGTCGTACAGATTTGGATCAATGGTTGACTTGCCGTTGACGAGATAGCACGAACGCAGAAATTGAGCGGACCCCTGATCGGCGAGTGGTTCTCTATTTGGCTATCGGCTCTACCGGCCGGCATTCACTGAGCCTTGCCCCCTCCTTCTGCGCTCGTGTCTCGTAGCAGC
The sequence above is a segment of the Verrucomicrobiia bacterium genome. Coding sequences within it:
- a CDS encoding NTP transferase domain-containing protein → MNFSAVILAGSQSRRMGRDKAWVSVDGQP
- a CDS encoding molybdenum cofactor biosysynthesis protein; translation: MTATQICVQRLYISSGHNFVGHHGQSAATHRIVERGGIHCVAGRGIVDDRFFNHKENYKGQITFFASEVFDDICRGLGVSGQSPGVLRRNVITAGVDLNLLIGEEFILQGVRFIGVEECRPCYWMDQALAPGAEAALRGRGGLRARILVGGRLRIET